A window from Enterocloster bolteae encodes these proteins:
- a CDS encoding FadR/GntR family transcriptional regulator, translating to MNSKIQRTSLQSEIIRYIQNYIQENGLKPGDRLPSQEKLIEMMGVSRTSLREAMKTLEARNVLEAKNGKGIYVGSQEVNDLLRLIDFAKEKELLLDTLEVRKILEREILRMVIHSATREELEELGAITRVLMAKFRRGEQQTAEDKKFHYTIYRLSHNQVMYQLILSISGVMDKFWEFPLNMEDPFLESLPLHEELYNAICEKNVKKAQAINEKLLDAVYRDIRNQR from the coding sequence ATGAACAGTAAAATACAGCGTACATCTCTTCAGTCAGAGATAATCCGATATATACAGAATTACATCCAGGAAAATGGTTTAAAACCCGGCGACCGCCTTCCCTCACAGGAAAAACTGATAGAGATGATGGGGGTCAGCAGGACGTCCCTCAGGGAAGCCATGAAGACGCTGGAAGCCAGGAATGTGCTGGAAGCTAAGAACGGAAAGGGTATCTATGTGGGAAGCCAGGAGGTCAATGACCTTTTGAGACTGATTGATTTTGCCAAGGAGAAGGAGCTTCTCCTGGACACCCTGGAGGTACGCAAGATATTAGAGCGGGAGATACTGCGCATGGTGATCCATTCCGCAACCCGGGAGGAGTTAGAAGAACTGGGAGCCATAACAAGGGTGCTGATGGCAAAATTCCGCCGGGGAGAGCAGCAGACAGCAGAGGATAAGAAGTTTCACTATACCATCTACCGTTTGTCCCATAACCAGGTTATGTATCAGCTGATTCTGTCCATCAGCGGTGTCATGGATAAGTTCTGGGAATTTCCTTTGAACATGGAGGACCCGTTTTTAGAAAGCCTTCCTCTTCATGAGGAGCTTTATAATGCAATCTGCGAAAAGAATGTCAAAAAGGCACAGGCGATCAATGAAAAACTTTTGGATGCTGTGTACAGAGATATTCGGAATCAACGCTGA
- a CDS encoding trans-sulfuration enzyme family protein — MTNQNEYLKSTKLITAHYGEEYEHYYNAIVPPVFMNSLNVFETLEDYYDFDRTDKHKYCYGRVQNPTVRILEDKIAALEHGVGALAFASGMAAATTAVLTACKAGSHVVCLHNAYGPLKDFLSKYCTEHLDITLTYVTGDRVEEFEEAVTDATDLIVLESPSSVLFSLQDIRAVSRIARKHQALVYIDNTFCTPIYQQPLDMGADIVMHTTSKYIGGHSDIIGGMLAVKDQELMKKLTANRELLGGIVGPMEAWLMIRGLRTMEVRLAAHQAAAMEVAKFLEAHPKVQRVNYPGLPSHPQYDLMKQQQTGNTGLMSFEIHGTTEDAIKVAESLKIFKIGVSWGGFESLVFLPHARLDEETCRVLGAGQNVIRIHCGLEGTEALISDLESALAKI, encoded by the coding sequence ATGACAAATCAGAATGAGTACCTAAAAAGTACAAAGCTAATCACGGCCCATTATGGAGAAGAGTACGAGCATTATTACAATGCTATCGTTCCCCCGGTATTCATGAATTCCCTCAATGTATTTGAGACGCTTGAGGATTATTACGACTTTGACCGGACAGACAAGCACAAATATTGCTATGGGAGGGTGCAGAATCCTACGGTGCGCATACTGGAGGACAAGATAGCGGCTCTGGAGCACGGCGTGGGAGCCCTGGCTTTTGCGTCCGGTATGGCGGCTGCCACCACGGCAGTCCTTACAGCCTGCAAGGCAGGCAGCCATGTGGTATGCCTTCACAATGCATACGGGCCTTTAAAGGATTTCCTCAGCAAATACTGTACGGAGCACTTGGACATTACCCTTACGTATGTGACCGGTGACAGGGTGGAGGAATTTGAGGAGGCTGTGACAGATGCCACGGACCTGATTGTGTTGGAGAGCCCGTCCTCTGTGCTGTTTTCCCTTCAGGACATACGGGCCGTGTCCCGCATTGCCAGGAAACACCAGGCGCTGGTATACATAGACAATACGTTCTGTACCCCGATCTACCAGCAGCCCCTGGATATGGGGGCGGATATCGTGATGCACACCACATCCAAGTACATTGGCGGACACAGCGATATCATCGGAGGTATGCTGGCGGTAAAGGACCAGGAGCTCATGAAGAAGCTGACGGCCAACAGGGAACTTTTGGGCGGAATCGTGGGCCCTATGGAGGCATGGCTCATGATAAGGGGCCTGCGGACCATGGAGGTCAGGCTGGCGGCGCACCAGGCCGCAGCCATGGAGGTGGCAAAATTCCTGGAGGCCCATCCAAAGGTACAAAGGGTGAATTACCCCGGACTCCCCTCTCATCCCCAGTATGATCTGATGAAGCAGCAGCAGACTGGCAACACCGGGCTTATGAGCTTTGAGATTCACGGAACCACAGAGGATGCAATCAAGGTGGCAGAGAGCCTTAAGATATTTAAGATAGGCGTATCATGGGGCGGGTTTGAGAGCCTTGTGTTCCTGCCTCACGCCAGACTGGATGAGGAGACGTGCCGGGTACTGGGGGCAGGTCAGAATGTTATCCGCATCCACTGCGGACTGGAAGGTACAGAGGCCTTGATTTCAGATTTGGAATCAGCTCTTGCTAAGATATAG
- a CDS encoding ABC transporter substrate-binding protein: protein MKKKQLAAMALAAVMLTGCGGGSAAPDATKAADSGASTAADAGKKEADSQKAESGEAVTITLVESLTSPERTAVLREIADKYQAEHSNITIDIISPPLENADAKITQMLMNGSGADIVEVRDSTVTQYATNEWIADLQKYIDAWDEKGTLTESADEVIHYLKGGAYLIPYGFYQRGLFYRADWFEEKGLDQPETWQDIYDAGLAITDPANSRFGYSFRGGPSGYQYADTIYWSWIGTDKVADPNAAYFLKDGDGATIFTLPEVKEALHFYKDLFKNTCPTDSIAWGFSEMVQGFVGGTTAMLIQDPEVIATCSADMQDDQWALVPFPKGPSGQAVFPNGFAGWGMTSFTEHPDETADFLLYLSNSENNTYFAKNYSTIPIHNNAAEKDPYFSEGRFAMYMDMAKEPDVYRHAAYPQMYEAFATYKTEVDTMYQKYLTDEITDDELLQWLDEFWTQAYKDEGQKW, encoded by the coding sequence ATGAAGAAGAAACAATTAGCAGCAATGGCATTGGCGGCAGTGATGCTGACAGGATGCGGAGGCGGCAGTGCTGCTCCGGATGCCACAAAAGCAGCAGACAGCGGGGCGTCCACGGCGGCAGATGCAGGCAAAAAAGAGGCGGACAGCCAGAAGGCAGAATCCGGTGAAGCCGTCACCATCACCCTGGTGGAGTCCCTTACCAGCCCTGAGAGGACAGCTGTTCTGAGGGAGATTGCGGACAAGTATCAGGCTGAGCACTCAAATATTACCATTGACATTATTTCCCCGCCGCTGGAGAATGCAGATGCCAAGATTACCCAGATGCTTATGAACGGCAGCGGCGCAGACATCGTGGAGGTGCGTGATTCCACTGTGACCCAGTATGCCACCAATGAATGGATTGCCGATCTTCAGAAGTACATTGACGCGTGGGATGAGAAGGGCACACTGACTGAATCGGCTGACGAGGTAATTCATTATCTCAAGGGAGGCGCTTACCTGATTCCTTACGGATTCTATCAGAGAGGACTGTTCTACCGCGCAGACTGGTTTGAGGAGAAAGGGCTTGACCAGCCGGAGACATGGCAGGACATCTATGATGCAGGCCTTGCCATCACAGACCCGGCTAACAGCAGATTCGGCTACTCCTTCCGCGGCGGCCCCAGCGGCTATCAGTATGCGGATACCATTTACTGGAGCTGGATTGGTACGGATAAGGTGGCAGATCCCAATGCGGCTTACTTCTTAAAGGATGGGGACGGAGCTACTATCTTTACACTGCCCGAGGTAAAGGAGGCGCTGCATTTCTACAAAGACCTGTTTAAGAACACCTGTCCCACGGACTCCATTGCGTGGGGATTCTCAGAGATGGTTCAGGGCTTTGTGGGCGGTACCACAGCCATGCTGATTCAGGATCCGGAAGTAATCGCTACCTGTTCCGCAGACATGCAGGATGACCAGTGGGCGCTGGTTCCATTCCCCAAGGGACCGTCCGGCCAGGCAGTATTCCCCAACGGCTTCGCAGGCTGGGGTATGACATCCTTTACAGAACATCCGGATGAGACCGCGGATTTCCTGCTGTACTTATCTAATTCCGAGAATAACACATACTTTGCCAAGAACTACTCCACAATCCCGATTCACAACAACGCTGCTGAAAAGGATCCTTATTTCTCCGAGGGACGTTTTGCAATGTATATGGATATGGCAAAGGAGCCGGATGTATACCGTCATGCTGCATATCCGCAGATGTACGAGGCATTTGCAACCTACAAGACAGAGGTTGATACCATGTACCAGAAATACCTGACGGATGAAATCACGGATGATGAGCTGTTGCAGTGGTTAGATGAGTTCTGGACCCAGGCTTACAAGGATGAGGGCCAGAAGTGGTAA
- a CDS encoding carbohydrate ABC transporter permease produces MKQTSKLKMRRARFIFIMVLPAILFPMIFTYYPMIKGSLMAFQSYNLMNVKNIKWVGLENFSKLFAHNTSNTFYSTMLNTVKWVGISLFVQFTVGFAMALLLKKKFKGSSLYQGLIFFPWAVSGFIIGIMWRWMFNGTSGVINDLLMRIHLISQPVGWLASKNTALYSCIIANIWYGIPFFTIMITAALRGVSEDLYEAADVDGASPYQKFTNITVPCIRSVLLLTVLLRVIWIFNFPDLIYSMTQGGPAGSSNIITSYMMQLVQSLDYGLASAVGVLCILFLIVFAAIYLVATKYTDEEA; encoded by the coding sequence ATGAAACAAACGTCGAAATTAAAAATGAGGAGAGCCCGGTTTATCTTTATCATGGTTCTTCCTGCCATACTGTTTCCCATGATATTTACCTACTATCCGATGATAAAGGGGTCCCTGATGGCATTCCAGAGCTACAATCTGATGAATGTCAAGAATATCAAGTGGGTGGGTCTGGAAAATTTCAGTAAGCTGTTTGCCCACAACACCAGCAATACCTTCTATTCCACCATGCTCAACACGGTTAAATGGGTGGGAATCTCCCTGTTTGTCCAGTTTACGGTGGGATTTGCCATGGCATTGCTTCTGAAGAAGAAATTTAAGGGTTCCAGCCTTTATCAGGGGCTGATTTTCTTTCCATGGGCTGTTTCGGGATTTATTATCGGCATCATGTGGCGCTGGATGTTCAACGGAACCTCAGGGGTTATCAATGACCTGCTCATGAGGATACATTTAATCAGCCAGCCGGTGGGATGGCTGGCCAGCAAGAACACGGCCCTTTACTCCTGTATCATAGCCAATATATGGTACGGAATTCCATTTTTTACTATTATGATTACGGCAGCCTTAAGAGGCGTGTCGGAAGACCTGTATGAAGCAGCGGATGTGGACGGCGCCAGCCCGTACCAGAAGTTTACCAACATCACGGTGCCCTGTATTCGTTCCGTGCTGCTTTTGACGGTGCTGCTGCGGGTTATCTGGATCTTCAATTTCCCGGATTTGATTTACTCCATGACCCAGGGCGGGCCTGCGGGGTCCTCCAACATCATTACGTCCTACATGATGCAGCTGGTCCAGAGTCTGGATTACGGCCTGGCGTCAGCGGTGGGCGTGCTGTGTATCCTGTTCCTCATTGTATTTGCAGCCATTTATCTGGTTGCCACCAAGTATACGGACGAGGAGGCATGA
- a CDS encoding carbohydrate ABC transporter permease, whose amino-acid sequence MTMKTKRRLKSLLKYLVLACFLVLTMFPFVWMLLTSLKGSQGEIYAFPVRYLPNPASAVNYVAMLWKGNFGRYMLNSFFSSAVAATCAVFIAILASYVISRFHFRFKNVLLLFFLVTQMIPMFIMLAPLYQLLAKAKMLNDLRSLAMLYTNMMIPFSVVTLCGFFDSVPKSLEEAAWIDGCGYFKALFKVVVPVIMPGIAATFIFAFINSWNELFMAVMFIDVDKFKTIPVGLNGLILKYDIKWGEMAAGTIMSLVPTMCLFAFAQKYMIEGLTAGSVKG is encoded by the coding sequence ATGACAATGAAAACTAAGAGAAGGCTTAAAAGCCTGTTAAAATATTTGGTACTGGCATGTTTCCTTGTGCTGACCATGTTTCCCTTTGTGTGGATGCTTCTCACATCCTTAAAAGGGTCCCAGGGGGAAATCTATGCGTTTCCGGTACGGTATCTGCCCAATCCTGCGTCCGCGGTCAACTATGTGGCCATGCTGTGGAAGGGGAATTTCGGCCGGTATATGCTTAACTCCTTTTTCTCCTCGGCAGTGGCAGCCACCTGCGCGGTGTTTATTGCCATACTGGCCAGTTATGTCATAAGCAGGTTCCATTTCCGGTTTAAGAACGTACTTCTGCTGTTTTTCCTGGTCACCCAGATGATTCCCATGTTTATCATGCTGGCGCCCTTATACCAGCTTCTGGCAAAGGCGAAGATGCTCAACGACCTGCGCAGCCTGGCCATGCTCTACACGAATATGATGATTCCCTTCTCCGTGGTGACATTGTGCGGCTTTTTTGACAGCGTGCCAAAATCCCTGGAGGAGGCTGCCTGGATAGACGGATGCGGCTATTTTAAGGCATTGTTTAAGGTGGTGGTGCCGGTTATCATGCCCGGTATAGCGGCAACATTTATTTTTGCGTTTATCAACTCTTGGAATGAACTTTTTATGGCTGTCATGTTTATAGATGTGGATAAGTTCAAGACCATACCGGTGGGACTTAACGGCCTGATTCTTAAATATGATATCAAATGGGGCGAGATGGCAGCAGGAACCATCATGTCCCTGGTACCTACCATGTGTCTATTTGCCTTTGCCCAGAAATATATGATAGAAGGGCTTACGGCGGGTTCGGTTAAAGGTTAA
- a CDS encoding alpha-mannosidase, whose product MSILFELERMERLAEDLDRLRRPVRIPVSCYKRMEGKEKGSPWCSTLDWEDCSIEEPWACLDSHRWYRTTVEIPPHLDGAHVEFLITTGREGQWDATNPQMLFYLNGNIVQGVDVNHREILISSGAKAGERYDIAILAYSGSVPGDLIIRTELVRVDDAVEKAYYDFLVPVQAARLLKKPDEENYRRILVKLGPAADALDLREPYSSRFYQSIEEMERIVEKEFYQKVNAASPVVSAIGHTHIDIAWLWTVEQTREKAVRSFSTVLELMDRYPDYKFMSSQPILYQFVKEQEPELYECIRERVREGRWETDGAMWLESDCNLPAGESLVRQIIKGEQFFQEEFGISSRCLWLPDVFGYSAAIPQILKKCGIPYFLTTKIAWNQFNQLPNDTFMWKGIDGSRVFVFMPTACDFDKTLGLNVSFTDTRNTTTYTGIVNPNMTLGTFKRFQNRDLTEDTLMLFGFGDGGGGPTKEMLEEAKRLQYGLPGIPRLVQENERTFFDRIHHDIGSRPDMPVWDGELYFEYHRGTLTSMGKNKRYNRKSEQMYEQLETLGVMAELKGLEYPAGVIKRGWDIILLNQFHDIIPGSAIGPVYEQTDREYEEILKSGAETALHLAEGMGSRICGQDKDTSREEPEEQKPEEHKIIVFNTQGYEREDTVTVSGVARGEAAYACDCLGYRAPVQYVGEDTLIFHAKGIPSCGYAVYSLVGAEDSVNQGTSGSAKEHPVLAAEHPGPDPEPSGFDAECPRPWPGFFENDWYRAAFNDKMELVSLVEKETGCQLLKEGRVGNQLLTFEDRPMNWDNWDVDMFYQRKPYNADHVTAPVLKEWGPVRTVMSISHRFAGSLVEQDIVFYPNLPRIDFVTRADWRDHHVLLRVYFPARINATKAAYEIQFGNVERETTSNHSWDTAKFEVCAHKWADLSENGLGLSLLNDCKYGHSIKDGEMGLTLIKSGTYPNENADIGFHEFTYSIYPHKGRWQEARTVEMAYDLNSPLVSALVPAKGAGGFWSMVSVDQPDCFVEMMKKAENGNGYILRIYENRNTRTPMTVKLGFEISRVEECDLLERPLRPIETDGYRFKDFIKPYEIKTYRICPVRA is encoded by the coding sequence ATGAGCATATTATTTGAACTGGAGCGGATGGAGCGTCTGGCGGAGGATCTGGACCGGCTTCGCAGGCCGGTGAGGATTCCGGTCAGCTGTTATAAGCGGATGGAAGGAAAGGAAAAAGGCAGTCCCTGGTGCAGCACCCTGGATTGGGAGGACTGTTCCATAGAAGAACCATGGGCGTGTCTGGACAGCCACAGGTGGTACAGGACAACGGTTGAGATACCGCCACATCTGGACGGGGCCCATGTGGAATTCCTGATCACCACGGGAAGGGAAGGACAGTGGGATGCCACCAATCCCCAGATGCTGTTTTATCTGAACGGAAATATTGTCCAGGGAGTAGATGTAAACCACAGGGAAATTTTAATAAGTTCCGGGGCCAAAGCAGGAGAGCGGTATGATATTGCCATTCTGGCCTACAGCGGCAGCGTGCCGGGAGACCTGATAATCCGCACGGAGCTGGTCCGGGTGGATGACGCGGTGGAAAAAGCTTACTATGATTTTCTGGTGCCGGTACAGGCAGCCAGGCTTCTTAAAAAACCGGATGAGGAAAATTACAGGCGGATTCTGGTAAAGCTGGGGCCGGCTGCTGATGCCCTGGATTTAAGGGAGCCGTATTCATCCCGGTTCTACCAATCCATAGAGGAGATGGAGAGAATCGTGGAAAAGGAATTTTACCAGAAGGTGAATGCAGCCTCGCCTGTGGTAAGCGCAATCGGCCATACCCACATTGACATTGCGTGGCTGTGGACCGTGGAACAGACCAGGGAGAAGGCTGTGCGGAGCTTTTCCACGGTACTGGAGCTGATGGACCGGTATCCGGATTACAAATTCATGTCCAGCCAGCCCATTCTGTACCAGTTTGTAAAGGAACAGGAACCAGAACTTTATGAGTGCATCCGGGAGCGGGTCAGGGAAGGGCGATGGGAGACAGACGGCGCCATGTGGCTGGAGTCGGACTGCAACCTGCCCGCAGGGGAATCACTGGTGCGTCAAATCATAAAGGGAGAGCAGTTTTTCCAGGAGGAATTCGGCATTTCCAGCAGGTGTCTGTGGCTGCCGGATGTATTTGGCTATTCCGCCGCCATACCGCAGATACTGAAAAAGTGCGGAATTCCCTATTTCCTGACAACTAAGATTGCCTGGAACCAGTTTAACCAGCTGCCCAACGATACCTTCATGTGGAAGGGAATCGACGGCAGCAGGGTGTTTGTATTCATGCCTACTGCCTGCGACTTTGATAAGACTCTGGGATTAAATGTGTCATTTACCGACACCAGGAACACCACCACATACACGGGCATTGTCAATCCCAATATGACGCTGGGAACCTTCAAGCGGTTCCAGAACAGGGACCTGACAGAGGACACGTTAATGCTCTTTGGATTTGGCGACGGGGGAGGCGGACCCACAAAGGAAATGTTAGAGGAGGCAAAGCGTCTGCAGTACGGGCTTCCGGGCATTCCCAGACTGGTCCAGGAAAATGAACGGACCTTTTTTGACCGGATTCATCACGACATTGGGTCCAGACCGGACATGCCGGTATGGGATGGGGAGCTTTACTTTGAGTACCACAGGGGTACGCTGACCTCTATGGGAAAAAACAAACGCTATAACCGGAAAAGCGAGCAGATGTACGAACAGCTGGAGACTCTGGGAGTCATGGCGGAGCTTAAGGGTTTGGAATATCCTGCCGGCGTCATAAAAAGGGGGTGGGATATCATCCTGTTAAACCAGTTCCATGACATTATTCCCGGAAGCGCCATCGGGCCTGTCTATGAACAGACGGACCGGGAATATGAGGAAATACTTAAATCCGGCGCAGAGACAGCCCTTCATCTGGCAGAAGGCATGGGAAGCAGGATCTGCGGTCAGGATAAGGATACCAGCCGGGAGGAGCCGGAAGAACAAAAACCGGAAGAACATAAGATTATTGTTTTCAATACACAGGGATATGAGCGGGAGGACACGGTAACAGTGTCCGGTGTGGCCCGGGGGGAGGCGGCATATGCCTGCGACTGCCTGGGATACAGGGCTCCGGTCCAGTATGTGGGGGAGGATACGCTTATATTCCACGCAAAGGGGATTCCTTCCTGCGGTTATGCTGTGTACAGCCTTGTGGGGGCAGAGGATAGTGTGAACCAGGGAACGTCCGGGTCTGCCAAAGAACATCCTGTGCTCGCCGCAGAACACCCCGGGCCTGACCCGGAACCATCCGGATTTGACGCAGAATGCCCGCGCCCATGGCCCGGCTTCTTTGAAAATGACTGGTACAGGGCTGCGTTTAATGATAAGATGGAGCTTGTTTCCCTGGTTGAAAAGGAGACAGGCTGCCAGCTGTTAAAAGAGGGGCGTGTGGGAAACCAGCTCCTGACCTTTGAGGACCGCCCCATGAACTGGGACAATTGGGATGTGGATATGTTTTATCAGAGAAAGCCGTACAATGCAGACCATGTGACAGCGCCGGTTTTAAAGGAGTGGGGGCCGGTGCGGACGGTGATGTCCATCTCTCACCGGTTTGCGGGCTCCCTTGTGGAGCAGGATATCGTGTTCTACCCCAATCTGCCCAGAATCGACTTTGTGACCCGGGCAGACTGGAGAGATCATCATGTTCTGCTGAGGGTTTATTTCCCGGCCCGGATTAACGCCACCAAGGCCGCCTATGAGATACAGTTCGGCAATGTGGAACGGGAGACCACCAGCAACCACAGCTGGGATACGGCCAAATTTGAGGTATGTGCCCATAAATGGGCGGATCTGTCGGAAAACGGCCTGGGACTCAGCCTGCTTAACGACTGTAAATACGGACACAGCATCAAGGACGGGGAAATGGGGCTGACCCTGATTAAATCAGGGACCTATCCCAATGAGAACGCGGATATAGGCTTCCATGAATTTACCTATTCCATTTATCCCCACAAGGGAAGGTGGCAGGAAGCCAGAACCGTGGAAATGGCCTATGACCTGAATTCGCCCCTGGTATCCGCCCTGGTGCCCGCCAAAGGAGCAGGAGGGTTCTGGAGCATGGTGTCCGTGGACCAGCCGGACTGTTTTGTGGAAATGATGAAAAAGGCGGAGAATGGGAATGGATATATCCTGCGTATCTATGAAAACCGCAATACAAGGACGCCTATGACGGTAAAACTTGGATTTGAAATTTCCCGGGTGGAGGAATGTGATTTGCTGGAAAGGCCACTGAGGCCCATTGAGACAGATGGATACAGGTTTAAGGATTTCATAAAACCCTATGAGATTAAGACATACCGCATCTGTCCCGTCCGTGCGTAA
- a CDS encoding glycoside hydrolase family 13 protein gives MEEQRAWWKECVVYQIYPRSFQDSNGDGIGDLNGIRSRLDYLKDLGIDVIWLSPVYQSPGDDNGYDISDYKAVMDVFGTMEDFDRLLAEIHEKGMKLVMDLVVNHTSDEHAWFVKSRRSPDNPYRDYYIWKAPVSGGPPNNWASRFRGPAWEYDEGTGMYYLHIYSRKQPDLNWENPRVRQEIYDMMAWWGDKGIDGFRMDVISMLSKDQRFPDGVLKEGNPYGDGLPYYANGPRIHEFLQEMNREVLSRFDWMSVGEGVGVGTREAVQYAGYESHELNMMFHFEHVELNPGPFGKWNDNPVCLRELKEVLNRWQTELEGKAWNSLFWENHDYPRAVSRFGNDSPVFWELSAKMLAVCLYMMKGTPYIYQGQELGMTNFQGSSIEDFQDIEIHNVYREMVGSGRISHEEMIRYINHMGRDNARTPMQWDDTAQAGFTEGTPWLGVNPNYTWLNAREQAGRGDSVLSFYKQLIKLRHTMDILVYGTYRLLLEESGSVYAYERTLGDERLTVLCNFTDQTQSCGLSCRDLGTDNVLIGNYPDQSGTFRGNGPALHEEEDICLRPYEAIVLTQ, from the coding sequence ATGGAAGAACAGAGGGCATGGTGGAAAGAATGCGTGGTGTATCAGATTTACCCCAGAAGCTTCCAGGACAGCAACGGTGACGGCATCGGCGACCTGAACGGTATCAGGAGCCGCCTGGATTACCTTAAGGATCTGGGAATTGATGTAATATGGCTCTCCCCGGTGTATCAGTCGCCGGGGGATGACAATGGTTATGATATCAGCGATTATAAGGCTGTCATGGATGTGTTCGGCACCATGGAGGACTTCGACAGGCTTCTGGCAGAGATACATGAAAAAGGGATGAAGCTGGTAATGGACCTGGTTGTGAACCATACATCGGATGAACACGCCTGGTTTGTAAAGAGCCGCCGTTCTCCTGATAATCCCTACAGGGATTACTATATATGGAAGGCTCCTGTCAGCGGAGGCCCGCCCAATAACTGGGCATCCCGCTTCCGCGGGCCGGCCTGGGAATACGATGAAGGGACCGGCATGTATTACCTTCATATTTATTCCAGGAAGCAGCCTGACCTGAACTGGGAAAATCCCCGGGTACGGCAGGAAATATATGATATGATGGCCTGGTGGGGAGACAAGGGGATTGACGGTTTCAGAATGGATGTGATATCCATGCTGTCCAAGGACCAGCGCTTTCCAGACGGGGTGTTGAAAGAGGGAAATCCCTATGGCGATGGTCTGCCCTATTATGCCAATGGCCCCAGAATACATGAATTCTTACAGGAGATGAACCGGGAGGTCCTGTCCCGGTTTGACTGGATGAGCGTGGGAGAGGGCGTGGGTGTGGGAACCAGGGAGGCAGTGCAGTATGCGGGATATGAGTCCCATGAGCTGAACATGATGTTCCATTTTGAACATGTGGAACTGAATCCCGGGCCATTTGGAAAATGGAATGACAACCCGGTCTGTCTGAGAGAGCTGAAGGAAGTGCTGAACAGGTGGCAGACAGAACTGGAGGGAAAGGCCTGGAACAGCCTGTTTTGGGAGAATCACGATTATCCCAGGGCGGTGTCCCGCTTTGGCAATGACAGCCCCGTGTTCTGGGAACTGTCCGCCAAAATGCTGGCAGTCTGTCTCTATATGATGAAGGGGACGCCCTATATTTACCAGGGACAGGAGTTGGGAATGACCAATTTTCAGGGCAGCAGCATAGAGGACTTCCAGGATATAGAAATTCATAATGTATACCGTGAGATGGTGGGCAGCGGGCGCATTTCCCATGAGGAGATGATACGCTACATCAACCATATGGGACGGGACAATGCAAGGACGCCCATGCAGTGGGATGATACGGCCCAGGCAGGATTCACAGAGGGGACGCCCTGGCTTGGGGTAAATCCCAATTATACCTGGCTCAATGCAAGGGAGCAGGCCGGACGCGGTGATTCCGTCCTGTCCTTCTATAAGCAGCTGATAAAGTTAAGGCATACCATGGATATCCTGGTGTATGGGACTTACCGGCTGCTGCTGGAGGAAAGCGGGTCCGTTTATGCATATGAAAGAACACTGGGGGATGAGCGCCTGACGGTACTGTGCAATTTTACGGACCAGACACAGAGTTGCGGTCTTTCCTGCCGGGACCTGGGAACAGATAACGTACTTATCGGCAATTACCCGGACCAGAGCGGCACGTTCCGGGGAAACGGCCCGGCCCTGCATGAAGAGGAGGATATCTGCCTCAGACCCTATGAAGCCATTGTGCTTACGCAATAA